Proteins from one Epinephelus moara isolate mb chromosome 1, YSFRI_EMoa_1.0, whole genome shotgun sequence genomic window:
- the LOC126393606 gene encoding putative nuclease HARBI1 produces the protein MAGIVHRYHHFGGRGYRQRVYVERAKPLEQYTTEELYARFRFGNADIKYIADLVRPKLQRRTRRSHSLSVEEQVLIGLRFYASGTFYQVVGDNMGVDKSTVSDVVKAVSIALASLVNQFVSLPKDDQIAQTKHKFFLLGNMPNTIGVIDCTHVHIQAPHERDWEYINRKGRRSINIQLVGDADLIITNCVVKWPGSVHDARILRESALYRELQTNRLDGIILGDSAYPLLPWLMTPFLVATTPAQARFNTAHCKTRCAIERLNGVLKRRFACLNYLRVEPQGACNIILACIVLHNIATRRNVPLCDGVYDAPEPVEEPDQPLAFCQNEGLTGRVVRDAIVRHYF, from the coding sequence ATGGCAGGTATTGTCCATCGCTACCACCATTTTGGTGGAAGGGGATATCGTCAAAGGGTATATGTTGAGCGTGCAAAACCACTGGAGCAATACACCACTGAAGAACTGTATGCTCGCTTTCGCTTTGGGAATGCTGATATTAAGTACATTGCAGACCTTGTCAGGCCAAAGCTTCAACGGAGAACCCGAAGGAGTCACAGTCTGTCTGTGGAAGAACAGGTCCTCATTGGTCTGCGCTTCTATGCATCTGGGACTTTCTACCAAGTTGTTGGTGACAATATGGGAGTGGACAAATCAACTGTGAGTGATGTAGTGAAAGCTGTGTCAATTGCATTGGCCAGCCTGGTCAATCAATTTGTTTCACTTCCAAAGGATGACCAGATTGCCCAGACCAAGCAcaagttttttcttttggggAACATGCCCAATACTATTGGGGTTATTGACTGCACTCATGTGCATATCCAAGCACCTCATGAGAGGGATTGGGAGTACATCAACCGAAAGGGGAGGCGCAGCATCAACATCCAACTTGTGGGCGACGCTGACCTCATCATCACAAACTGTGTCGTGAAGTGGCCTGGGTCTGTTCATGATGCACGTATCCTGAGAGAGAGTGCTTTATACAGAGAGCTCCAAACCAACCGACTGGATGGCATAATATTAGGAGACAGTGCCTATCCACTCCTACCATGGCTGATGACTCCTTTTCTTGTAGCAACCACACCTGCGCAGGCACGCTTCAACACTGCTCATTGCAAAACAAGATGTGCAATTGAGCGTTTAAATGGAGTTCTGAAGAGACGCTTTGCATGCCTTAACTACTTGCGAGTGGAACCACAGGGAGCATGCAACATAATACTTGCGTGTATTGTCCTGCACAACATCGCTACCAGGCGCAATGTCCCTCTCTGTGATGGTGTTTATGATGCACCTGAGCCTGTTGAAGAACCAGACCAACCTCTGGCGTTCTGTCAGAATGAGGGACTGACTGGACGTGTAGTCAGGGATGCAATTGTTAGAcattatttttga